From the genome of Candidatus Woesearchaeota archaeon:
TTGAAGACTTTGATTCTTTTCTTGTGGATTATCAAAGTCTTTAATAGAACCGCTTTGAATTCGCACAAAAATAGTTATTCAAAGCTCTCTATTCTGCAAGCGCTGCTTCGATTGCTGCTTCGAAAACACTAAATGGCTGCGCGCCAACAACTAATACGCCGTTGACTAAAAATCCAGGTGTTCCTGAAACTCCCTGACTTGCGCCCATAGTCATGTCATCTGCAACTTTCTCTGTGTACTTGCCTGAATCAAGGCATTCTGTAAATGCTGTAACGTCTAACTCAAGCGTTTCTGCATAGCCAAGAATATCTTCTTTGCTTAAGCCTGTCCCATCGCCTGAGCCATTTTCAAATAACATATCATGCATTTCCCAGAACTTGTCCTGATCACCAGCACATTCTGCACTTTCTGCTGCAACCTGCGCATTCTGATGGAAACTTAATGGGAAGTGTCTGTACACTAGTTTTACTTTTCCTGTTGCAATGTACTTTTCTTCAATGCTTGGAAGTGTCTGCTCATAAAATCGTTTACAGAACGGACATTGGAAATCGCTGTATTCCACAATCGTCACCGGAGCATCTTCTTCTCCTTTTACTTGATCTGCGTCTGAGAGTTCAACATCAATAACTTCTGCTGTGTCTCCGCTATCTCCTGCATCTCCACTATCGCCACTGTCTCCAGTGTCTGCAGTATCTCCTCTTTCTGTGCCCATAAAATTCTGGACAATAAATCCGATGACCACAATTGCTAGTACTACTGTTGTTATCTTCCAAATATTTTCTGTTGTGATAACAAATAATTGCTTTGGTGCTTCTTTTTCCTGAACTGGTGTTTCTGTTTTTTCATGCTTTTCTGCCATAAACAT
Proteins encoded in this window:
- a CDS encoding DsbA family protein, whose translation is MAEKHEKTETPVQEKEAPKQLFVITTENIWKITTVVLAIVVIGFIVQNFMGTERGDTADTGDSGDSGDAGDSGDTAEVIDVELSDADQVKGEEDAPVTIVEYSDFQCPFCKRFYEQTLPSIEEKYIATGKVKLVYRHFPLSFHQNAQVAAESAECAGDQDKFWEMHDMLFENGSGDGTGLSKEDILGYAETLELDVTAFTECLDSGKYTEKVADDMTMGASQGVSGTPGFLVNGVLVVGAQPFSVFEAAIEAALAE